A genomic region of Micromonospora sp. NBC_01796 contains the following coding sequences:
- the mmsB gene encoding multiple monosaccharide ABC transporter permease, with product MSSIAPASADAGAVVGVGDSRQPDGKPQRRLSLNLRQSGIYVAFALIIVLFSVLTGGDLLQPQNISNIIVQNSYILILAIGMILIIIAGHIDLSVGSVVAVSGAISAVLMVNHDVPWPLALLITLVIGGLIGAWQGYWIAYFGIPAFIVTLAGMLLFRALTLTVLGNQGIGPFPEQIRTLSNGFTSGYFGNIGLGPLGGADLFSLLVGVVAVVGIAGTQWRTRKARLGYQQVVDPLPLFLLKIVAAAVVVLAVVVQLARFKNLPWVLVLLAVLVLGYSLLTNRAVFGRQIYAVGGNVQAATLSGVKVKSVIFWIFVNMGVLAALAGVIFAGRLNQAGPTAGNSFELDAIAAAFIGGAAVQGGVGKVVGAITGGLIMGVINNGMSLIGAPSERVMLVKGIVLLAAVAFDVWTKRRAGLASR from the coding sequence ATGAGCAGCATCGCACCCGCGAGCGCCGATGCCGGTGCCGTGGTCGGCGTCGGCGACTCGCGGCAACCGGACGGCAAGCCGCAGCGACGACTCTCGCTGAACCTTCGGCAGAGCGGCATCTACGTCGCGTTCGCCCTGATCATCGTGTTGTTCTCGGTGCTGACCGGCGGTGACCTGCTACAGCCGCAGAACATCTCAAACATCATCGTGCAGAACTCGTACATCCTGATCCTCGCGATCGGGATGATCCTGATCATCATCGCCGGGCACATCGACCTGTCGGTCGGGTCGGTGGTGGCGGTCAGCGGTGCCATCTCCGCGGTGCTGATGGTCAACCATGATGTCCCCTGGCCCCTCGCACTGCTCATCACCCTGGTGATCGGTGGCCTGATCGGCGCCTGGCAGGGCTACTGGATCGCGTACTTCGGTATCCCGGCGTTCATCGTCACGCTGGCCGGCATGCTGCTCTTCCGCGCGCTGACCCTCACCGTCCTGGGTAACCAGGGCATCGGGCCGTTCCCGGAGCAGATCCGTACCCTCTCCAACGGGTTCACCAGCGGTTACTTCGGCAACATCGGCCTCGGGCCGCTGGGTGGTGCGGACCTGTTCAGCCTCCTGGTGGGGGTGGTCGCGGTGGTCGGGATCGCCGGTACGCAGTGGCGTACCCGCAAGGCCCGGCTCGGCTACCAGCAGGTCGTGGACCCGCTGCCGCTGTTCCTCCTGAAGATCGTCGCCGCTGCCGTGGTGGTCCTGGCGGTGGTGGTGCAGCTCGCCCGGTTCAAGAACCTGCCCTGGGTGCTGGTGCTGCTGGCGGTGCTGGTCCTCGGCTACTCGCTGCTGACCAACCGGGCGGTGTTCGGTCGCCAGATCTACGCCGTCGGTGGCAACGTCCAGGCCGCGACGCTCTCCGGCGTCAAGGTCAAGTCGGTGATCTTCTGGATCTTCGTCAACATGGGTGTGCTCGCCGCCCTCGCCGGGGTCATCTTCGCCGGCCGGCTCAACCAGGCCGGCCCGACCGCGGGTAACTCGTTCGAACTCGACGCGATCGCGGCCGCGTTCATCGGCGGCGCCGCGGTTCAGGGCGGCGTCGGCAAGGTGGTCGGTGCCATCACCGGTGGTCTGATCATGGGTGTGATCAACAACGGCATGTCCCTGATCGGTGCCCCGAGCGAGCGGGTGATGCTGGTCAAGGGCATCGTCCTGCTCGCGGCGGTGGCGTTCGACGTCTGGACCAAGCGGCGCGCCGGCCTCGCCAGCCGCTGA
- the araB gene encoding ribulokinase, with protein sequence MPIDPSEALVVGVDYGTLSGRAVVVRAVDGTELGSAVFEYPHAVLTDALPDGGAPLGADWALQVPGDYVDVLRYAVPAALADAGADPAAVVGIGTDFTACTMVPTLNDGTPLSELPRFADRPHAYVKLWRHHAAQPQADRINELAAARNEAWLPRYGGLISSEWEFAKALQLLEEDPEVYAAMERWVEAADWIVWQLTGNYVRNACSAGYKGILQDGHYPSPDFLAALNPAFADFVATKLDQPIGALGAAAGTLSAEAAAWTGLPVGIPVAVGNVDAHVTAAAGNALEPGQMVAIMGTSTCHVMNGRELRDVPGMCGVVDGGIVAGSWGYEAGQSGVGDIFGHFVSTQVPAGYTERAQAEGLTTHEYLTRLAAEQQVGQHGLVALDWHSGNRSVLVDHELSGLLVGETLATRPEDIYRALLEATAFGTRTIIETFAGAGVPVSELVVVGGLTKNKLLMQIYSDVTRLPLSLITSTQGPALGSAIHAAVAAGVYPDVRAAAARMGRVERAVYVPDEAAADRYDELFDEYRQLHDHFGRGGNGVMRRLRAIRRQALASAAGAPTEAATTRAVNG encoded by the coding sequence ATGCCGATCGATCCGTCAGAAGCGCTCGTAGTCGGAGTTGACTACGGGACGCTGTCCGGCCGTGCCGTCGTGGTCCGGGCGGTGGACGGGACCGAGCTCGGGTCCGCGGTCTTCGAGTACCCGCACGCCGTGCTCACCGACGCGCTGCCGGACGGCGGGGCCCCGCTCGGTGCCGACTGGGCCCTCCAGGTGCCCGGCGACTACGTCGACGTCCTGCGGTACGCCGTACCGGCCGCACTGGCCGACGCCGGGGCGGACCCGGCGGCGGTGGTCGGAATCGGAACCGACTTCACCGCCTGCACCATGGTTCCGACGCTGAACGACGGCACCCCGCTCAGCGAACTGCCCCGGTTCGCCGACCGTCCGCATGCCTACGTGAAGCTCTGGCGCCACCACGCCGCCCAGCCGCAGGCCGACCGGATCAACGAACTGGCCGCAGCTCGCAACGAAGCGTGGCTACCTCGTTACGGTGGGCTGATCTCGTCCGAGTGGGAGTTCGCCAAGGCACTCCAGCTCCTGGAGGAGGACCCCGAGGTCTACGCCGCCATGGAACGCTGGGTCGAGGCGGCCGACTGGATCGTCTGGCAACTCACCGGGAACTACGTCCGCAACGCCTGCAGCGCCGGGTACAAGGGCATCCTCCAGGACGGCCACTATCCGAGCCCGGACTTCCTGGCCGCGCTCAACCCCGCCTTCGCGGACTTCGTCGCCACCAAGCTCGACCAGCCGATCGGCGCCCTCGGTGCCGCCGCCGGCACACTCAGCGCCGAGGCGGCCGCCTGGACCGGGCTGCCCGTCGGCATCCCGGTGGCGGTCGGCAACGTCGACGCGCACGTGACGGCCGCGGCCGGCAACGCCCTGGAACCCGGCCAGATGGTCGCCATCATGGGCACCTCCACCTGCCACGTGATGAACGGACGCGAACTGCGGGACGTACCGGGCATGTGCGGGGTGGTCGACGGCGGGATCGTCGCCGGTAGCTGGGGCTACGAGGCCGGGCAGAGCGGCGTCGGCGACATCTTCGGCCACTTCGTCTCGACCCAGGTGCCGGCCGGTTACACCGAACGGGCGCAGGCCGAGGGGCTGACCACGCACGAGTACCTCACCCGGCTCGCCGCCGAGCAGCAGGTCGGTCAGCACGGACTGGTCGCCCTGGACTGGCACAGCGGGAACCGCTCGGTCCTGGTCGACCACGAACTGTCCGGGCTGCTGGTGGGGGAGACCCTGGCCACCCGCCCGGAGGACATCTACCGCGCGCTGCTCGAAGCGACCGCCTTCGGCACCCGGACCATCATCGAGACCTTCGCCGGAGCCGGCGTACCCGTCTCCGAACTGGTCGTGGTCGGCGGTCTGACCAAGAACAAGCTGCTGATGCAGATCTACAGCGACGTCACCCGGCTGCCGCTGTCGCTGATCACCTCCACCCAGGGACCGGCCCTCGGCTCGGCCATCCACGCCGCCGTCGCGGCCGGGGTCTACCCCGACGTACGCGCCGCGGCGGCCCGGATGGGTCGGGTCGAGCGCGCCGTCTACGTACCCGACGAGGCTGCGGCGGACCGCTACGACGAGCTGTTCGACGAGTACCGGCAGCTCCACGACCACTTCGGCAGGGGAGGCAACGGCGTCATGCGCAGACTCCGGGCGATCCGGCGACAGGCATTGGCGAGCGCGGCCGGTGCCCCGACCGAGGCCGCGACGACCCGGGCGGTGAACGGGTGA
- the chvE gene encoding multiple monosaccharide ABC transporter substrate-binding protein has protein sequence MRFVRLASVAGAITLAAALTACGSSTKTVDQGAEGGNNAGALIGVTMPTRSSERWIHDGDNVKSALEKLGYKVDLQYAENDIPTQVNQIENQITKGAKLLIVASIDGTALTTQLQEAGDKKIPVISYDRLIRNSPNVDYYATFDNFKVGVEQATSLLVGLGLKKADGTDGEAKGPFNIELFAGSPDDNNATFFFNGAMSVLQPYLDKGTLVVKSGQKDFKTVAILRWDPATAQKRMEDLLSKTYSGGTKVNGVLSPYDGLSIGILSALKSNGYGTAGQPYPPVTGQDAELASVKSIIAGEQYSTIYKDTRQLADVTVKMADAVLKGDKPEVNNTTDYDNGNKVVPSFLLEPVVVDKSNYQKAVVDSGFYTADQLK, from the coding sequence ATGAGGTTCGTACGGCTCGCGTCGGTGGCAGGAGCCATCACGCTCGCCGCCGCCCTGACGGCCTGCGGCTCGAGCACCAAGACCGTCGACCAGGGTGCGGAGGGCGGGAACAACGCCGGCGCCCTGATCGGCGTCACCATGCCGACCAGGTCCTCCGAGCGTTGGATCCACGACGGTGACAACGTCAAGAGCGCGCTGGAGAAGCTGGGCTACAAGGTCGACCTGCAGTACGCCGAGAACGACATCCCGACGCAGGTCAACCAGATCGAGAACCAGATCACGAAGGGCGCCAAGCTGCTCATCGTGGCCTCGATCGACGGCACCGCGCTGACGACGCAGTTGCAGGAGGCGGGGGACAAGAAGATCCCGGTCATCTCCTATGACCGCCTGATCCGCAACAGCCCGAACGTGGACTACTACGCCACTTTCGACAACTTCAAGGTCGGCGTCGAGCAGGCCACCTCGCTGCTGGTCGGCCTGGGTCTGAAGAAGGCCGACGGCACCGACGGCGAGGCCAAGGGCCCGTTCAACATCGAGCTGTTCGCGGGCTCGCCGGACGACAACAACGCCACCTTCTTCTTCAACGGGGCGATGTCGGTCCTGCAGCCGTACCTGGACAAGGGCACGCTGGTGGTGAAGAGCGGTCAGAAGGACTTCAAGACCGTCGCGATCCTGCGTTGGGACCCGGCCACCGCGCAGAAGCGGATGGAGGACCTGCTGTCCAAGACCTACAGCGGCGGCACCAAGGTCAACGGCGTGCTGTCCCCGTACGACGGGCTGTCGATCGGCATCCTGTCCGCGCTCAAGAGCAACGGTTACGGCACCGCCGGCCAGCCGTACCCGCCGGTCACCGGTCAGGACGCCGAGCTGGCGTCGGTGAAGTCGATCATCGCGGGTGAGCAGTACTCGACCATCTACAAGGACACCCGGCAGCTCGCCGACGTGACCGTCAAGATGGCCGACGCCGTGCTCAAGGGCGACAAGCCCGAGGTGAACAACACGACCGACTACGACAACGGCAACAAGGTCGTGCCGTCGTTCCTGCTCGAGCCGGTCGTGGTGGACAAGTCCAACTACCAGAAGGCCGTGGTCGACTCCGGTTTCTACACCGCCGACCAGCTGAAGTAA
- the araA gene encoding L-arabinose isomerase — translation MPGTGGSAITPDTKPQIWFLTGSQHLYGPETLQQVAEQSQEIQRTLTADGRIAAELVWQPVLTDAGAIRQVMLAANADPDCIGVIAWMHTFSPAKMWISGLDVLRKPLLHLHTQLNVALPWASIDMDFMNLNQAAHGDREFGFIQTRLGVARKTVAGHASDPALVARIDGWARAAAGYSHLRTLRLARFGDNMRDVAVTEGDKVEAELRFGVSVNTYGVNDLVELVDQVADDAIDKLVVEYADQYRLAPELASGGQRHPELRYAARIELGLRQFLTTGGFGAFTTNFQDLGGLRQLPGIAVQRLMADGYGFGGEGDWKTSALLAAVKAMGVGTGRGTSFMEDYTYHFGPGEPKILGAHMLEVCPTIAGGQPSCEIHPLGIGGREDPVRLVFDAVSGPGVVIGLADLGDRFRFVANEIEVVPPDEPLPNLPVARAVWKPAPTLSTSAESWLTAGGPHHTVLTQAVGVETLQDFANMLRTELLVIDQHTTATGFTDRLRWNQAYYRLAQGLPGRG, via the coding sequence ATGCCCGGAACAGGAGGATCCGCCATCACACCGGACACCAAACCCCAGATCTGGTTCCTCACCGGCAGCCAGCACCTCTACGGCCCGGAGACGCTCCAGCAGGTCGCCGAGCAGTCGCAGGAGATCCAGCGGACCCTGACCGCCGACGGCCGGATCGCCGCGGAACTGGTGTGGCAACCGGTCCTCACCGACGCGGGCGCGATCCGGCAGGTGATGCTCGCGGCGAACGCCGACCCGGACTGCATCGGGGTCATCGCCTGGATGCACACCTTCTCCCCGGCGAAGATGTGGATCAGCGGGCTCGACGTCCTGCGCAAGCCGCTGCTGCACCTGCACACCCAGCTCAACGTCGCGCTGCCCTGGGCGTCCATCGACATGGACTTCATGAACCTCAACCAGGCCGCGCACGGTGACCGCGAGTTCGGGTTCATCCAGACCCGCCTCGGGGTGGCCCGCAAGACCGTCGCCGGGCACGCCTCCGACCCGGCCCTGGTGGCCCGGATCGACGGCTGGGCCCGTGCCGCCGCCGGCTACAGCCACCTCCGTACGCTGCGCCTGGCCCGCTTCGGCGACAACATGCGCGACGTCGCGGTCACCGAGGGCGACAAGGTCGAGGCCGAGCTGCGTTTCGGCGTCTCGGTGAACACGTACGGCGTCAACGACCTGGTCGAGCTGGTCGACCAGGTGGCCGACGACGCGATTGACAAGCTGGTCGTGGAGTACGCCGACCAGTACCGGCTCGCCCCGGAACTCGCCTCGGGCGGCCAGCGCCACCCGGAACTGCGGTACGCCGCCCGGATCGAACTCGGGCTGCGTCAGTTCCTCACCACCGGCGGCTTCGGTGCGTTCACCACCAACTTCCAGGACCTCGGCGGGCTGCGCCAGCTCCCCGGCATCGCGGTCCAGCGGCTGATGGCCGACGGCTACGGCTTCGGCGGGGAGGGCGACTGGAAGACCTCCGCGCTGCTCGCCGCGGTGAAGGCGATGGGGGTCGGCACCGGGCGCGGCACCTCCTTCATGGAGGACTACACCTACCACTTCGGGCCCGGCGAGCCGAAGATCCTCGGCGCGCACATGCTGGAGGTCTGCCCGACCATCGCCGGTGGGCAGCCGTCGTGCGAGATCCACCCGCTCGGCATCGGCGGCCGGGAGGACCCGGTCCGGCTCGTCTTCGACGCGGTCTCCGGACCGGGCGTGGTGATCGGCCTGGCCGACCTCGGTGACCGGTTCCGGTTCGTGGCCAACGAGATCGAGGTCGTCCCGCCGGACGAGCCGCTGCCGAACCTGCCGGTGGCGCGGGCGGTGTGGAAGCCCGCCCCGACGCTGTCCACCTCGGCCGAGTCGTGGCTGACCGCCGGAGGACCGCACCACACCGTGCTGACCCAGGCGGTCGGGGTGGAAACCCTGCAGGACTTCGCGAACATGCTCCGCACCGAGCTGCTGGTGATCGACCAGCACACCACCGCCACCGGCTTCACCGACCGGCTGCGCTGGAACCAGGCCTACTACCGGTTGGCCCAAGGGCTGCCGGGCAGGGGGTGA
- a CDS encoding LacI family DNA-binding transcriptional regulator — MTDVARLAGVSHQTVSRVLNDHPNVREQTRSRVRAAIAELGYRPNRAARTLVTGRSQSIGVVTQNSTLYGPASLLAAFEQAAAEAGFAVSVGSVSVLDRRSIAEAVARHLDHRVAGIMVIAPVTSANEALDDLPADVPLVAIDGDPQRSAALVTVDQVTGARDATRHLLDAGHQTVWHVSGPAEWFDSAGRIEGWREALRAAGAELPPLMPADWTAASGYRAGQMLARMPEVTAIFAANDHLALGILRAMSERGRRVPEEVSVVGFDDVPEAAYFIPPLTTIRPDFGAVARASLALLLEQIESGLPTTSRQTVAPTLVSRASVAPPPR; from the coding sequence ATGACCGATGTCGCGCGTCTTGCCGGGGTGTCCCATCAGACGGTGTCCCGGGTGCTCAACGATCATCCGAACGTCCGCGAGCAGACCCGCAGTCGGGTCCGTGCCGCCATCGCCGAACTGGGTTACCGACCGAACCGGGCGGCCCGGACACTGGTCACCGGTCGATCGCAGTCGATCGGTGTCGTGACCCAGAACTCCACCCTCTACGGACCGGCGTCGTTGCTCGCCGCCTTCGAGCAGGCCGCGGCGGAGGCCGGTTTTGCCGTCAGTGTGGGCAGCGTCAGCGTGCTCGACCGTCGATCCATCGCCGAGGCGGTGGCCCGGCACCTCGACCACCGGGTTGCCGGGATCATGGTCATCGCGCCGGTGACCTCGGCGAACGAGGCCCTCGACGATCTGCCCGCCGACGTTCCGCTGGTGGCGATCGACGGGGATCCGCAGCGCTCGGCCGCGCTGGTCACGGTCGACCAGGTGACCGGCGCCCGGGACGCCACCCGCCACCTGCTCGACGCCGGTCACCAGACCGTATGGCACGTTTCCGGCCCGGCCGAGTGGTTCGACAGCGCCGGCCGGATCGAGGGGTGGCGGGAGGCGCTGCGTGCCGCCGGTGCCGAACTGCCGCCGTTGATGCCCGCCGACTGGACCGCCGCCTCGGGTTACCGGGCCGGCCAGATGCTGGCCCGGATGCCGGAGGTCACCGCGATCTTCGCCGCCAACGACCACCTGGCGCTCGGCATCCTGCGGGCGATGAGCGAACGGGGTCGCCGGGTGCCGGAGGAGGTCAGTGTCGTCGGCTTCGACGACGTGCCGGAGGCGGCGTACTTCATCCCTCCACTGACGACGATCCGGCCGGATTTCGGTGCCGTGGCGCGGGCGAGTCTCGCCCTGTTGCTCGAGCAGATCGAGTCCGGGCTGCCGACGACCAGCCGTCAGACCGTCGCGCCGACCCTGGTGTCCCGGGCGAGCGTCGCACCCCCGCCGCGCTGA
- a CDS encoding L-ribulose-5-phosphate 4-epimerase, with amino-acid sequence MTVTESVAGTIRALRAQVAALHAELPRNELVVWTAGNVSARVPGADLLVIKPSGISYDEITADNMVVTDLDANLVDGELAPSSDTAAHAYVYKHMPHVGGVVHTHSTYATAWSARAEPIPCVLTMIADEFGGEIPVGPFALIGDDSIGQGIVATLTGHRSPAVLMRNHGVFTIGASARAAVKAAVMCEDVARTVHISRQLGTPLPLAADDIDSLYARYQNVYGQA; translated from the coding sequence GTGACCGTCACCGAATCCGTCGCCGGGACCATCCGCGCGTTGCGCGCCCAGGTCGCCGCGCTGCACGCCGAACTGCCCCGCAACGAACTGGTGGTCTGGACCGCCGGCAACGTCTCCGCCCGCGTCCCCGGCGCGGACCTGCTGGTCATCAAGCCGTCCGGGATCAGCTACGACGAGATCACCGCCGACAACATGGTGGTGACCGACCTCGACGCCAACCTCGTCGACGGCGAGCTGGCCCCGTCCTCCGACACCGCTGCCCACGCCTACGTCTACAAGCACATGCCGCACGTCGGGGGCGTGGTGCACACCCACTCGACGTACGCGACCGCCTGGTCGGCGCGGGCCGAGCCGATTCCGTGCGTGCTCACGATGATCGCCGACGAGTTCGGTGGCGAGATCCCGGTCGGCCCGTTCGCACTGATCGGGGACGACTCGATCGGCCAGGGCATCGTCGCCACCCTCACCGGGCACCGGTCGCCGGCGGTGCTGATGCGCAACCACGGGGTGTTCACGATCGGGGCCAGCGCCCGAGCCGCGGTCAAGGCGGCGGTGATGTGCGAGGACGTGGCGCGGACCGTACACATCTCCCGCCAGCTCGGCACCCCGCTGCCGCTGGCGGCCGATGACATCGACTCGCTCTACGCCCGCTACCAGAACGTGTACGGGCAGGCCTGA
- a CDS encoding Calx-beta domain-containing protein: protein MTRLRWRVGSLAATVVVPTALLGLTPAASHACCEPEDDRVVVSINGTICWEQPPIDGPPVTYAQGGRAIVTVTLSEPVKTPLTVVFRTADGTAVAPEDYTAVPQRRVTIPAGARGVEVPVEIRADSVREPDEWFTVNISDPSVGVIGQGRATVVVKDGAPPKGGGQ from the coding sequence ATGACACGTCTGCGCTGGCGAGTCGGCAGTCTTGCCGCCACCGTCGTAGTTCCCACGGCGCTGCTGGGCTTGACCCCGGCGGCCAGCCACGCCTGCTGCGAACCCGAGGACGACCGGGTGGTGGTCTCGATCAACGGGACGATCTGCTGGGAGCAGCCCCCAATCGACGGTCCCCCGGTGACGTACGCGCAGGGCGGTCGGGCCATCGTCACGGTGACCCTGTCGGAACCGGTCAAGACGCCGTTGACGGTGGTGTTCCGTACCGCCGACGGCACCGCCGTCGCACCGGAGGACTACACCGCGGTCCCGCAGCGCCGGGTGACGATCCCGGCCGGCGCCCGTGGTGTCGAGGTGCCGGTCGAGATCCGGGCCGACAGCGTGCGGGAACCGGACGAGTGGTTCACGGTGAACATCTCCGATCCGTCGGTCGGCGTGATCGGGCAGGGACGGGCGACGGTGGTCGTCAAGGACGGGGCACCCCCCAAGGGCGGCGGTCAGTAG
- a CDS encoding zinc-dependent alcohol dehydrogenase: MRAFVVTGPHRSGVQEVEPPKAGPDQVVVDVSRVGVCGTDVEFFTGEMAYLHQGHARYPMRLGHEWCGTVAAVGRGVDPRWLGRRVTGDTMLGCGHCRRCLGGLGHVCTDRSEIGIRGGFAGALAEQLAVPVSALHALPDSVDDSAGALVEPGGNALRSVRAAAPAPGDRVLVLGPGTIGLLVAEFARAEGAEVHVVGKSPRSLEFARTLGFAGVWGDDRIPALPWDAVVDASNDPAVPALALDLVEPGGRVVYIGLAGTPSRLDTRTLVLKDVTAVGILGASAGLAGTIERYAAATVDPRPLVAATVGLEQVGEVLAGGLPENAGPGPKVHVDPRR, translated from the coding sequence GTGAGGGCCTTCGTGGTCACCGGCCCGCACCGGTCCGGCGTGCAGGAGGTCGAGCCACCCAAGGCGGGACCGGACCAGGTCGTGGTCGACGTGTCCCGGGTCGGGGTCTGCGGCACCGACGTCGAGTTCTTCACCGGCGAGATGGCGTACCTGCACCAGGGCCACGCCCGGTACCCGATGCGCCTGGGCCACGAGTGGTGCGGCACGGTGGCGGCGGTGGGGCGCGGGGTCGATCCACGGTGGCTCGGCCGGCGGGTCACCGGCGACACGATGCTCGGCTGTGGCCACTGCCGGCGGTGCCTGGGCGGCCTGGGTCATGTCTGCACGGACCGCAGCGAGATCGGCATCCGGGGCGGATTTGCCGGTGCACTGGCCGAGCAGTTGGCCGTACCGGTGAGCGCCCTGCACGCCCTGCCGGACTCGGTGGACGACAGCGCCGGTGCCCTGGTGGAGCCGGGCGGGAACGCGCTGCGGTCCGTACGGGCCGCGGCACCCGCTCCGGGTGACCGGGTGCTCGTCCTGGGCCCCGGGACCATCGGGCTGCTGGTGGCCGAGTTCGCCCGCGCCGAAGGTGCCGAGGTCCACGTGGTGGGGAAGTCGCCCCGGTCGCTGGAGTTCGCCCGCACCCTGGGTTTTGCCGGCGTGTGGGGCGATGACCGCATCCCGGCACTGCCCTGGGACGCGGTTGTCGACGCCTCCAACGACCCGGCCGTACCGGCGCTCGCGCTCGACCTGGTGGAACCCGGCGGCCGGGTGGTCTACATCGGCCTGGCCGGCACCCCGAGCCGGCTCGACACCCGGACCCTGGTACTCAAGGACGTGACGGCGGTCGGGATCCTCGGCGCCTCGGCCGGGCTCGCCGGCACCATCGAGCGGTACGCCGCCGCCACCGTCGACCCCCGGCCGCTGGTCGCCGCCACCGTCGGCCTGGAGCAGGTCGGCGAGGTGCTGGCCGGTGGTCTGCCCGAAAACGCCGGACCGGGTCCGAAGGTGCACGTCGACCCCCGCCGTTGA
- the mmsA gene encoding multiple monosaccharide ABC transporter ATP-binding protein, with product MTDDNILQMRGITKTFPGVKALQDVNLSVRRGEIHAICGENGAGKSTLMKVLSGVYPYGSYEGEIYVDGELSKFGDIRASEQRGIAIIHQELALAQQLSIAENIFLGNELATRGLIDWNRTNHEAAELLRRVGLTENPVTPVLDLGVGKQQLVEIAKALSKRVRLLILDEPTAALNDDDSAHLLDLLRGLRSQGITSVIISHKLNEVREIADRITILRDGRSIETLDPAVEEVTEDRIISGMVGRALENRFPPHESRVGEEVLRIEDWTVHSPTQRGRVVVSKANLTLRRGEIVGLAGLMGAGRTELAMSVFGRSYGTNISGRIFKDGREIELKSVREAIRHGIAYVTEDRKRYGLNLIDDIKRNVSAAGLRKLARRGWVNENEEYRVANDFRTSMNIKAPTVASITGKLSGGNQQKVVLSKWIFTDPDVLILDEPTRGIDVGAKYEIYSIINRLADEGKAVLVISSELPELLGLCDRVYALSAGRVTGEVDRKDATQERLMQYMTKEQE from the coding sequence ATGACCGACGACAACATCCTGCAGATGCGCGGGATCACCAAGACGTTCCCCGGGGTGAAAGCGCTCCAGGACGTCAACCTGTCCGTACGCCGGGGCGAGATCCATGCGATCTGCGGTGAGAACGGCGCGGGCAAGTCGACTTTGATGAAGGTGCTCTCGGGCGTCTACCCGTACGGGTCGTACGAGGGCGAGATCTACGTCGACGGCGAGCTGTCCAAGTTCGGCGACATCCGGGCCAGCGAGCAGCGCGGCATCGCGATCATCCACCAGGAACTGGCGCTCGCCCAGCAGCTCTCGATCGCCGAGAACATCTTCCTCGGCAACGAGTTGGCGACCCGTGGGCTGATCGACTGGAACCGGACCAACCACGAGGCGGCCGAGTTGCTGCGTCGGGTGGGGCTGACCGAGAACCCGGTGACGCCGGTGCTCGACCTGGGTGTGGGCAAGCAGCAACTGGTCGAGATCGCCAAGGCGCTCTCCAAGCGGGTGCGACTGCTGATCCTCGACGAGCCGACCGCGGCGCTCAACGACGACGACTCCGCCCACCTGCTCGACCTCCTGCGTGGCCTGCGCAGCCAGGGGATCACCTCGGTGATCATCTCGCACAAGCTGAACGAGGTCCGGGAGATCGCGGACCGGATCACCATCCTGCGCGACGGGCGCTCGATCGAGACCCTCGATCCGGCCGTCGAGGAGGTCACCGAGGACCGGATCATCTCCGGCATGGTCGGCCGGGCACTGGAGAACCGGTTCCCGCCGCACGAGTCGCGGGTCGGCGAGGAGGTCCTGCGGATCGAGGACTGGACCGTACACAGCCCGACCCAGCGCGGTCGGGTGGTGGTCTCGAAGGCCAACCTGACCCTGCGTCGGGGCGAGATCGTCGGGCTGGCCGGTCTGATGGGCGCCGGTCGTACCGAGCTGGCGATGAGCGTCTTCGGCCGCTCGTACGGCACGAACATCTCCGGCCGGATCTTCAAGGACGGCCGGGAGATCGAGCTGAAGTCGGTCCGGGAGGCCATCCGGCACGGCATCGCGTACGTGACCGAGGACCGCAAGCGGTACGGGCTCAACCTCATCGACGACATCAAGCGCAACGTCTCCGCTGCCGGGCTGCGCAAGCTCGCCCGCCGGGGGTGGGTGAACGAGAACGAGGAGTACCGGGTCGCGAACGACTTCCGGACCAGCATGAACATCAAGGCGCCGACCGTCGCGAGCATCACCGGCAAGCTCAGCGGTGGTAACCAGCAGAAGGTCGTGCTGTCGAAGTGGATCTTCACTGATCCGGACGTACTGATCCTCGACGAGCCGACCCGTGGCATCGACGTGGGTGCGAAGTACGAGATCTACTCGATCATCAACCGGCTCGCCGACGAGGGCAAGGCCGTGCTGGTCATCTCGTCGGAACTGCCCGAACTGCTGGGCCTCTGTGACCGTGTCTACGCCCTGTCGGCGGGACGGGTGACCGGCGAGGTCGATCGCAAGGACGCCACCCAGGAACGACTCATGCAGTACATGACCAAGGAACAGGAGTAG